One Cellulomonas sp. NS3 genomic region harbors:
- a CDS encoding glycoside hydrolase family 88 protein, which produces MDDDAAAWARLDPDQRRVLAALLAMQRQSWEQGVASHALLDLGLTGLAEVVARDAVTRQTAEGKLAEIEDGGIVNSAANGEAVLRAAQHTGDATLREAFDRQVRWIARDAPRADDGTLLHLVGTREVWVDSVYMVLPLLVLAGEVEEAARQLAGHRARLFDEATGLYSARWDEDSARLTLAAPWGTGNGWVVAGIARALHLLGDLDVAGGGDGFRAAAAAHAREVIDACLEHRDEDGVFHDVVTDPATFPETNLAQMLAYAVLTGVADGWLPASYASVGRSLVGAARARVDPCGFVTPVCGAPRFDRPGTSAEAQSFFLLATAAAAAVVDD; this is translated from the coding sequence ATGGACGACGACGCGGCGGCCTGGGCGCGGCTCGACCCCGACCAGCGGCGCGTGCTCGCGGCGCTCCTCGCCATGCAGCGGCAGTCGTGGGAGCAGGGTGTCGCGAGCCACGCGCTGCTCGACCTCGGGCTGACCGGCCTGGCCGAGGTCGTGGCGCGGGACGCCGTGACGCGCCAGACGGCCGAGGGCAAGCTCGCCGAGATCGAGGACGGCGGGATCGTGAACTCCGCGGCGAACGGCGAGGCGGTGCTGCGGGCGGCGCAGCACACCGGCGACGCCACGCTGCGCGAGGCGTTCGACCGCCAGGTCCGCTGGATCGCCCGCGACGCGCCGCGAGCGGACGACGGCACCCTGCTGCACCTCGTCGGCACGCGCGAGGTCTGGGTCGACTCGGTGTACATGGTGCTGCCGCTGCTCGTGCTCGCGGGCGAGGTCGAGGAGGCGGCGCGGCAGCTCGCCGGGCACCGCGCCCGGCTGTTCGACGAGGCGACGGGGCTGTACTCGGCGCGCTGGGACGAGGACTCGGCCCGGCTGACGCTCGCCGCGCCGTGGGGCACCGGGAACGGCTGGGTCGTCGCGGGGATCGCGCGGGCGCTGCACCTGCTCGGGGACCTCGACGTGGCCGGTGGCGGCGACGGCTTCCGAGCCGCCGCGGCCGCGCACGCCCGGGAGGTGATCGACGCGTGCCTCGAGCACCGGGACGAGGACGGCGTCTTCCACGACGTGGTGACGGACCCGGCGACGTTCCCCGAGACGAACCTCGCGCAGATGCTCGCCTACGCGGTGCTCACGGGCGTCGCCGACGGCTGGCTCCCCGCGTCCTACGCGTCCGTGGGTCGGTCGCTGGTCGGTGCGGCGCGGGCGCGCGTCGACCCCTGCGGGTTCGTCACGCCGGTGTGCGGGGCGCCGCGGTTCGACCGGCCGGGCACGTCGGCGGAGGCGCAGTCGTTCTTCCTGCTCGCGACCGCCGCCGCCGCCGCGGTCGTCGACGACTGA